In the genome of Elusimicrobiota bacterium, one region contains:
- a CDS encoding PTS sugar transporter subunit IIB, which produces MAVVLYRIDNRLVHAQVLEGWLPAVKANMLAVVNDDFVKDEIRMRIAERAVADHMRVAFWTLDQSPMEAARLDQDESLRAVLVFASPNDVLEFIRLGARPPAEVNIGGMHYAISRLSLGRYRTFSDQDREALARLLELGVRLDARATPTDEPVDLMSVIKS; this is translated from the coding sequence ATGGCCGTTGTTCTTTACCGTATCGACAATCGATTGGTGCACGCCCAGGTCTTGGAGGGGTGGCTGCCGGCGGTCAAGGCCAATATGCTGGCCGTCGTCAACGACGATTTCGTGAAAGATGAAATCCGCATGCGCATCGCCGAGCGCGCGGTGGCCGATCATATGCGCGTCGCCTTCTGGACATTGGATCAATCTCCGATGGAAGCGGCGCGCCTCGATCAGGATGAATCCTTGAGGGCGGTTTTAGTCTTTGCGTCGCCGAACGATGTTCTTGAGTTTATTCGCCTGGGCGCCCGGCCTCCGGCGGAAGTCAATATCGGCGGCATGCATTATGCGATCAGCCGTTTGAGCCTGGGCCGCTACCGGACCTTCAGCGATCAGGATCGCGAGGCGCTGGCGCGGCTTCTGGAGCTCGGTGTTCGCTTGGATGCCCGGGCCACGCCGACCGATGAACCCGTTGATTTAATGTCCGTCATTAAGAGTTAG
- a CDS encoding HPr family phosphocarrier protein, giving the protein MLEKQFTVPNKMGLHARPAALFVQTASRFNSEVRVLKDGIEVNGKSVMGLMMLAAEFGSALMVRIWGADESKAMEAIQKIFDQKFLEA; this is encoded by the coding sequence ATGCTTGAAAAGCAATTCACCGTGCCCAATAAAATGGGGCTGCATGCGCGTCCGGCCGCTTTATTCGTTCAGACGGCCAGCCGTTTCAATTCCGAAGTGCGCGTGTTAAAAGACGGCATCGAGGTCAACGGAAAAAGCGTTATGGGGCTGATGATGCTGGCCGCTGAATTCGGCAGCGCGCTCATGGTGCGTATCTGGGGTGCGGATGAATCCAAAGCCATGGAAGCGATCCAAAAAATTTTCGATCAGAAATTTTTGGAAGCATGA
- the ptsP gene encoding phosphoenolpyruvate--protein phosphotransferase: MSQDLTLIGIAASPGISFGRAFVFESEAMVVTKRRIAEGRVAAEVKRYLKAVERTNRDLNAAEADVLKMLGRQHARLIEAHRLILQDPILTKDVPKLIETEGINAEFALSETLSRVNVAFEALTDEFFRERRHDLFDVGRRVLRHLHGNRRKSARQEQIGDSTIVIARNLLPTDTIHLKERKILGFATELGSRLSHVAILAQSLEIPAVVGVPDMLKHVASGDEIIVDGNEGTVHVRPSVATTKHYRQKESRLKKEQEDLLAVTQGPAVTADGFTLAISANLDALEELSLVKKWGARGIGLFRTELVLMQWEKPILFDVARQTEVYRRAIEEVAPETAVIRLLDIGADKLLELGSEAGLPVRIVSGDAESKSEILPMGLRGIRLALRYPKILKSQLRAILTASTSGYPRILLPMVSAIEEVREVRWLLEEIKEELKKEGIAFREDIPLGIMVEVPSVAIKVEAFLAEVDFISVGTNDLVQYVLACDRASAELAYLYQEFHPSILQLLSNVTKAAHATKRWVGICGELAGNPLALPLLLGMGFDGISVNPHLVPKIKKQLKTLKLSDCRQVVDEALKLSSYEEVVELLKRQIPMPAPST; this comes from the coding sequence ATGAGCCAAGATTTGACGCTCATCGGTATTGCGGCCAGCCCGGGGATATCGTTCGGGCGGGCTTTTGTTTTTGAGAGCGAGGCCATGGTGGTCACCAAACGCCGTATTGCCGAGGGCCGAGTCGCTGCCGAGGTCAAGCGTTACCTCAAGGCCGTAGAGCGGACGAATCGCGATTTGAACGCGGCCGAGGCGGATGTCTTAAAAATGTTGGGGCGTCAGCACGCCCGTTTGATCGAGGCGCATCGTCTGATTCTTCAGGATCCGATCCTGACCAAAGACGTTCCCAAATTGATCGAGACCGAGGGAATCAACGCGGAATTTGCGCTATCGGAGACCCTGTCGCGCGTCAATGTGGCGTTCGAGGCGCTCACGGACGAGTTTTTCAGGGAGCGCCGCCATGATCTTTTTGACGTCGGGCGCCGGGTCCTTCGCCATCTTCACGGCAACCGCCGCAAGAGCGCCCGGCAGGAGCAGATCGGCGATTCCACCATTGTCATCGCCAGGAACCTGCTGCCGACGGATACGATTCATTTGAAGGAACGCAAGATTTTGGGTTTTGCCACGGAATTGGGCTCACGCCTCTCCCATGTCGCTATTTTGGCCCAGTCCCTGGAAATTCCGGCGGTGGTGGGGGTCCCGGATATGCTCAAGCACGTGGCCTCCGGCGATGAGATCATCGTTGACGGCAATGAGGGCACGGTGCATGTCCGGCCGTCGGTGGCCACGACCAAGCATTACAGGCAGAAAGAGTCGCGCCTCAAAAAAGAGCAGGAGGATCTTTTAGCCGTGACCCAGGGCCCGGCCGTGACTGCGGACGGTTTTACCTTGGCCATTTCGGCGAATCTCGACGCTTTGGAGGAATTGTCCTTGGTTAAAAAATGGGGGGCCCGGGGCATCGGTCTTTTTCGCACCGAGCTCGTGCTGATGCAGTGGGAGAAGCCCATTCTCTTCGATGTCGCCCGACAGACCGAGGTTTACCGCAGAGCCATCGAGGAAGTGGCCCCGGAAACAGCGGTGATCCGCCTTTTAGACATCGGCGCCGACAAGCTTCTTGAATTGGGCTCTGAGGCCGGCTTGCCCGTGCGTATCGTTTCCGGCGATGCTGAGTCAAAAAGCGAGATTCTGCCGATGGGCTTAAGGGGGATCCGCCTGGCTTTGCGTTACCCTAAAATCCTTAAAAGTCAGCTTAGGGCTATTTTGACGGCCAGCACCTCGGGGTACCCGCGCATCTTGTTGCCCATGGTCAGCGCCATCGAAGAAGTTAGGGAAGTCCGCTGGCTGTTGGAGGAGATCAAGGAAGAATTGAAAAAGGAGGGGATCGCTTTTCGTGAGGATATCCCATTGGGCATCATGGTGGAGGTCCCTTCGGTCGCGATCAAGGTCGAGGCGTTTTTAGCCGAGGTTGATTTTATTTCCGTGGGCACCAATGATCTTGTGCAGTATGTGCTGGCCTGTGACCGGGCCAGCGCGGAACTCGCCTATCTCTATCAGGAATTTCATCCTTCCATCCTGCAATTGTTGTCGAATGTAACCAAGGCGGCTCACGCTACGAAACGTTGGGTCGGAATTTGCGGTGAGCTGGCCGGCAATCCCTTGGCCTTGCCTTTGTTGTTGGGCATGGGTTTTGATGGGATCTCGGTCAACCCTCATTTGGTGCCTAAAATCAAAAAGCAGCTCAAAACGCTCAAATTGTCCGACTGCCGGCAGGTCGTCGATGAGGCGTTGAAACTTTCCAGTTATGAAGAGGTGGTCGAGTTATTGAAGCGCCAGATACCGATGCCTGCGCCTTCAACATAG
- the lepA gene encoding elongation factor 4: MDSSKLRNFSIIAHIDHGKSTLADRLLERTGAVHTLSRAQFLDSMELEQERGITIKAKAVRLSWKGYILNLLDTPGHVDFTFEVHRALWACEGVLLLVDASQGVQAQTVANCEIARKTGLTIIPVINKIDLSNAQVEETVRQIEDILVLDEPPLRVSAKTGAGVDELLDAIVERIAAPQTGDPQAPAAALIFDSYMDPFKGVILVVRVFEGMIAAKNKARLLHDSSGQEYLIEEVGYLTPQRQGAERLSGGEVGYVVCGLKDPSRVRHGETLAAWRPGGPPARTMPLKPLGAPLKPFVYVGMYPIQLGDVEDLQRALEKLHLTDPSFEYVLESSVALGPGFRVGFLGLLHLEIIQQRLIREFNQEVIITNPNVRYRVHAKKGEVREVISPAHFPPHGEVTGVEEPFARVKILTPVDYLGAILELLKSRRGVHIEMLHLTPERIQVIWEIPLAELVVDFYDKLKSISQGYASLDYELAGYRKKDALAKIEIMIQGETCDAMSFIAPKDRAYDESRELLERLRDIVPRQMFEVALQAVADGKIIAKERIAAIRKDVLAKCYGGDISRKMKLLKKQKEGKKKMRMLGKVEMPPEAFLTVLRKT, encoded by the coding sequence GTGGACTCTTCAAAACTTAGAAATTTTTCCATCATCGCGCATATCGATCACGGAAAATCCACCCTGGCCGATCGTCTGCTCGAGAGGACGGGCGCGGTTCATACCTTAAGCCGCGCGCAATTTTTAGACTCCATGGAGCTCGAGCAGGAGCGGGGCATCACCATCAAGGCCAAGGCGGTCCGGCTTTCATGGAAAGGCTATATCTTGAACCTATTGGATACTCCCGGTCATGTGGATTTCACGTTCGAGGTGCATCGGGCGCTTTGGGCTTGCGAAGGCGTGCTGCTTTTAGTCGACGCCAGCCAGGGCGTTCAAGCGCAAACCGTGGCCAATTGCGAGATCGCGCGCAAAACCGGGCTCACCATCATTCCGGTCATCAATAAAATCGATTTATCCAACGCCCAAGTCGAGGAAACCGTCCGCCAAATCGAGGATATTCTTGTTTTAGATGAGCCGCCCTTGCGCGTTTCGGCGAAAACCGGCGCCGGCGTTGACGAGCTCTTGGACGCGATCGTCGAGCGTATTGCTGCGCCGCAGACAGGCGACCCTCAAGCGCCGGCCGCCGCGTTGATTTTTGATTCTTACATGGATCCGTTTAAAGGAGTGATTTTGGTTGTCCGGGTTTTCGAGGGCATGATTGCGGCCAAAAATAAAGCCCGTTTACTGCACGATTCAAGCGGCCAGGAATACCTGATTGAAGAGGTTGGTTACCTGACGCCGCAGCGCCAGGGGGCCGAGCGGCTTTCCGGCGGAGAAGTGGGCTATGTGGTTTGCGGACTCAAGGATCCCTCTCGCGTGCGCCACGGAGAAACATTGGCCGCCTGGCGTCCCGGCGGGCCGCCCGCTCGAACAATGCCGTTGAAGCCTTTGGGAGCGCCGCTGAAGCCTTTTGTTTACGTGGGGATGTACCCTATTCAATTGGGCGACGTGGAGGATCTACAGCGGGCTTTGGAAAAGCTTCATTTGACGGACCCAAGCTTCGAATACGTGTTGGAATCATCCGTGGCCCTGGGTCCGGGTTTTCGCGTGGGCTTTTTAGGCTTGTTGCATTTGGAGATCATCCAGCAGCGCCTGATCAGAGAGTTTAATCAGGAGGTGATCATCACCAACCCCAATGTCCGCTATCGCGTGCATGCAAAAAAGGGGGAAGTGCGGGAAGTGATCAGCCCGGCTCACTTTCCGCCTCATGGCGAGGTTACCGGCGTGGAGGAACCTTTCGCCCGCGTCAAAATATTGACGCCGGTTGATTATCTGGGGGCTATCCTGGAACTCTTGAAATCGCGCCGGGGTGTTCATATTGAAATGCTTCATTTGACGCCCGAGCGCATTCAGGTGATTTGGGAAATCCCGTTGGCCGAGCTGGTGGTGGATTTCTACGATAAATTAAAGTCCATTTCGCAGGGTTACGCGTCGCTCGACTATGAATTAGCCGGTTATCGAAAGAAGGACGCGTTGGCCAAAATTGAAATCATGATTCAGGGGGAGACCTGCGACGCGATGAGTTTCATCGCGCCCAAGGACCGCGCTTATGACGAATCACGCGAATTGTTGGAGCGTTTGCGGGATATCGTGCCCCGGCAAATGTTCGAGGTCGCGCTGCAAGCCGTGGCCGACGGTAAAATCATCGCCAAAGAACGCATCGCTGCCATCCGCAAGGATGTGTTGGCCAAATGCTACGGCGGCGACATCAGCCGCAAGATGAAGCTTTTAAAGAAACAAAAAGAGGGAAAGAAAAAAATGCGTATGCTGGGCAAAGTCGAGATGCCGCCGGAGGCGTTTTTGACCGTGCTGCGTAAAACCTAA
- the lepB gene encoding signal peptidase I — translation MLAVDLEWAQTASSAVILASVIMYTLVQAFKIPSGSMQPTLYEGDHLFVNKFYYGVRVPMTEKRVFSVSDVTAKDVIVFQFPTANDNHQHFGKDFIKRAIAVGGDTVVIRNKQVFINGKALGQEVYTQFLDPRIFPRFESQSQNLPPEEYQRYWEKGQLEMVLRHDEIRDNFGPVRVPDGHYFALGDNRDASYDSRFWGPMPKKYLKGKAWFIYWPPRRIKVIK, via the coding sequence ATGCTGGCCGTGGATTTGGAATGGGCCCAAACGGCTTCCTCGGCCGTTATTTTAGCGTCGGTCATCATGTATACGTTGGTGCAGGCTTTTAAAATCCCCTCCGGCTCCATGCAGCCCACTCTTTATGAGGGCGATCACCTCTTCGTCAATAAGTTTTATTACGGGGTGCGCGTGCCGATGACCGAGAAACGGGTTTTTTCCGTATCGGACGTTACGGCCAAAGACGTCATTGTTTTTCAATTCCCGACGGCCAACGATAACCATCAGCATTTCGGCAAAGACTTCATCAAGCGCGCCATTGCGGTCGGCGGAGACACGGTCGTCATCAGAAACAAGCAGGTTTTTATCAACGGCAAAGCGCTCGGCCAGGAGGTTTACACGCAATTTTTGGACCCGCGCATATTTCCTCGGTTTGAATCGCAATCCCAGAACCTGCCTCCCGAGGAGTACCAGCGCTATTGGGAGAAAGGACAGCTGGAGATGGTTCTGCGCCACGATGAAATCCGCGACAATTTCGGGCCGGTGCGCGTCCCGGACGGTCATTATTTCGCCCTGGGGGACAACCGGGACGCATCCTATGATTCGCGTTTTTGGGGGCCGATGCCCAAAAAATACTTGAAAGGCAAAGCGTGGTTCATTTATTGGCCGCCCCGCCGGATAAAAGTCATAAAATAA
- a CDS encoding NfeD family protein, with product MEWYWIAAGIALIVIEVLVPTYFFLLSLGVASLIVGCLIFLGFITAMGPAVWTFCGFSVATLAPLTYYARRNRRQGGRRSNVEELIGKEGIVQERPGDARQPDSYLVMLAGDDWSARLGDAKAQPLAAGDKVRVKGVDGVHLIVEKI from the coding sequence ATGGAATGGTATTGGATCGCCGCGGGCATCGCGCTCATCGTCATTGAGGTGCTTGTTCCCACCTATTTTTTTCTTTTGTCGCTGGGCGTGGCCTCGTTGATCGTCGGCTGTTTGATTTTTTTGGGTTTCATCACCGCCATGGGTCCCGCGGTTTGGACGTTCTGCGGTTTTTCGGTCGCCACGCTGGCTCCTTTAACTTATTACGCCCGCCGAAATCGCCGCCAGGGAGGCCGCCGTTCAAATGTCGAGGAATTGATCGGCAAGGAAGGCATCGTCCAGGAGCGCCCAGGCGACGCCCGGCAGCCGGACAGTTATTTGGTGATGTTAGCCGGGGATGACTGGAGCGCGCGCTTGGGCGACGCCAAGGCCCAGCCCTTGGCGGCCGGGGACAAGGTCCGCGTCAAGGGCGTCGACGGAGTTCATTTGATCGTTGAGAAAATTTAA
- a CDS encoding SPFH/Band 7/PHB domain protein — protein MLIVYAIAVLFTVVLLANSIQVVRQHERGLVETLGKFSNIVEPGLTLIIPYIQDLRRVDVREQVIDVPPQEVITKDNATVTVDAVIYFQVTDPFKVVYNISNFALAATKLAQTNLRNIVGDMQLDETLTSRERINTHLRQVLDEATDKWGVRVARVEIQKIEPPRDITDSMSKQMKAEREKRAAILEAEGVKQSAILRAEGDKQSNVLKAEGSKAAAILEAEGRALAIAKIAEADKFQIETVYSAIHTGRPTNDLIAIKYMETLAKIADGEATKIFLPLESSGLLGSLAGVSELFKKDGKAASPAK, from the coding sequence ATGCTTATTGTTTACGCGATTGCGGTCTTATTCACCGTTGTTTTGTTGGCGAATTCGATTCAAGTCGTGCGCCAGCATGAGCGCGGCCTTGTGGAAACCTTGGGTAAATTTTCAAACATCGTGGAACCGGGATTGACCCTCATCATTCCGTATATCCAGGACTTGCGCCGCGTTGACGTGCGCGAACAGGTCATCGACGTCCCTCCTCAGGAAGTCATCACCAAGGACAATGCGACCGTCACGGTCGATGCCGTGATTTATTTCCAAGTGACGGATCCCTTCAAAGTTGTTTACAACATCAGCAATTTCGCCCTGGCCGCCACGAAACTGGCTCAGACAAATTTGAGAAACATCGTCGGCGACATGCAGCTTGATGAGACGCTGACCTCGCGCGAACGCATCAACACCCATTTGCGCCAGGTGCTCGATGAAGCCACGGATAAATGGGGCGTGCGCGTGGCCCGGGTTGAAATTCAAAAGATCGAGCCGCCTCGCGACATCACGGACTCCATGAGCAAACAGATGAAAGCGGAACGCGAAAAGCGCGCGGCCATTTTAGAGGCCGAGGGCGTCAAACAATCCGCTATTTTGCGGGCCGAGGGCGACAAGCAGTCGAACGTTTTAAAGGCCGAGGGTTCCAAAGCCGCGGCTATTCTGGAGGCCGAGGGCCGGGCCCTGGCCATCGCCAAAATCGCGGAGGCGGATAAATTCCAGATTGAGACTGTCTATAGCGCCATTCACACGGGCCGTCCCACCAACGATCTCATCGCGATCAAATATATGGAAACCTTGGCTAAAATCGCGGACGGCGAAGCCACGAAAATTTTCTTGCCGCTGGAGAGCTCGGGGCTTTTGGGTTCCTTGGCCGGTGTTTCGGAATTATTCAAGAAAGACGGCAAAGCCGCATCGCCTGCGAAATAA
- the hemW gene encoding radical SAM family heme chaperone HemW, producing the protein MFRNYSRKTAKPHRLRNNESATFDVLKSAIGLYIHIPFCRRRCGYCAFATVANEDRALWERYLNALRVEMKAWTGVAVDTVFLGGGTPTLWPADLLVRLAGCLGESFDINKEAEWTIEGHPSTLIGSEGEGKLVRLVESGFNRLSLGIESFEAGTLSRLGREYSLEDAARVISAARAAGFVNINLDLISGWPWEDMSAHRRSLDQALSLQPQHMSVYSLKIEEGTPFAKEKISLNCDLQADYYQMTHETLAAAGFRHYEVANFARLGFEARHNLKYWHYQDYLGLGAAASSKINGKSFVNARGLDAYLERMQEGLSPAVDEESLDDEEINRRRTILGLRLGEGVEQALLERYGDPEAVNNFRSRGYLVEENGRSRLTPDGWLVSNQLFIHVLAA; encoded by the coding sequence GTGTTTCGGAATTATTCAAGAAAGACGGCAAAGCCGCATCGCCTGCGAAATAACGAATCGGCGACCTTCGACGTTTTGAAATCAGCCATCGGACTTTATATTCACATTCCTTTTTGCCGCCGCCGTTGCGGTTATTGCGCTTTTGCCACTGTTGCCAATGAGGATCGCGCGTTATGGGAGCGCTATCTCAACGCATTGCGCGTTGAAATGAAAGCTTGGACGGGTGTTGCCGTGGACACGGTATTTTTAGGCGGCGGGACGCCTACTCTTTGGCCTGCGGATTTGCTGGTCCGTTTGGCCGGATGCCTAGGGGAATCGTTCGACATCAACAAAGAGGCTGAATGGACGATCGAGGGTCATCCTTCGACTTTAATCGGGAGCGAGGGGGAGGGAAAATTAGTCCGTTTGGTTGAATCCGGGTTCAACCGGTTAAGCCTGGGCATTGAAAGTTTCGAGGCTGGCACGTTGTCTAGATTGGGCCGCGAGTACAGCCTGGAGGATGCTGCGCGAGTTATCAGCGCGGCCCGCGCCGCCGGATTCGTCAATATTAATCTTGACCTGATTTCCGGTTGGCCCTGGGAGGATATGTCCGCGCACCGCCGTTCGCTGGATCAGGCGCTTTCGCTTCAACCTCAACATATGAGCGTTTATTCCCTGAAAATCGAAGAGGGGACGCCCTTCGCCAAGGAAAAAATTTCGCTCAATTGCGACCTGCAAGCGGATTATTATCAGATGACTCATGAGACGCTCGCGGCCGCGGGATTCAGGCATTACGAAGTGGCGAATTTCGCCCGTTTAGGTTTTGAGGCCCGGCATAATTTGAAGTATTGGCATTATCAGGATTATCTGGGCCTGGGCGCGGCGGCCTCAAGCAAAATCAACGGAAAAAGTTTCGTGAATGCGCGCGGGCTTGACGCTTATTTGGAGCGCATGCAAGAAGGGCTTTCGCCGGCTGTCGATGAAGAATCGCTCGATGACGAAGAGATCAACCGGCGGCGGACGATTTTAGGCCTTCGGCTCGGCGAAGGCGTCGAGCAGGCGCTGCTTGAGCGCTATGGAGATCCTGAAGCCGTGAACAATTTCCGCAGTCGCGGCTATTTAGTCGAAGAAAACGGCCGGTCGCGTTTGACGCCCGATGGCTGGCTCGTTTCCAATCAATTGTTTATCCATGTCCTTGCCGCCTGA
- a CDS encoding glycosyltransferase family 2 protein has product MSLPPELSIAVCAKDEERTLGGVLELLAALPISKEILIVDDGSRDRTNRIAKEWAARYDFIHLLEHGRSLGKGAGLRTALGASSGAYFAIQDADLEYDPNDIPRCFQAMKERRCDIFFGSRFLQPNPTHYPLFFWGNKIVSRWVSLLTGVRITDAYSGRKFFRTEFLKNWGIESGGFEVEAELAVKTGRAAAGGKLVYGELPIVYAPRTMAEGKKIRTTDGARAVISSLRWRLRLG; this is encoded by the coding sequence ATGTCCTTGCCGCCTGAACTGAGCATCGCCGTCTGCGCTAAGGATGAGGAGCGGACGTTGGGTGGGGTTTTGGAATTGCTGGCCGCTTTGCCGATCAGCAAAGAAATTTTAATCGTCGACGATGGGTCGCGGGATCGGACCAATCGAATCGCCAAGGAATGGGCGGCGCGTTATGATTTTATCCATCTCCTGGAGCACGGCCGTTCTTTAGGCAAGGGTGCGGGTCTCAGAACCGCGCTAGGCGCCTCATCCGGAGCGTATTTCGCCATCCAAGACGCTGATTTGGAATACGACCCCAATGATATCCCCAGATGTTTCCAAGCCATGAAAGAGCGCCGTTGCGATATTTTTTTCGGCAGCCGTTTTTTGCAGCCCAACCCGACACATTACCCCCTGTTTTTCTGGGGCAATAAAATCGTCTCTCGATGGGTGTCTTTATTGACGGGCGTGCGCATCACCGACGCTTATTCCGGGCGAAAGTTTTTTCGCACCGAATTTTTGAAAAACTGGGGCATCGAATCCGGCGGCTTCGAAGTCGAGGCTGAGTTGGCGGTCAAAACCGGACGCGCCGCAGCCGGGGGAAAGCTCGTTTATGGGGAGCTGCCCATCGTTTACGCTCCCCGCACCATGGCCGAGGGCAAAAAAATCAGAACTACAGACGGCGCGCGGGCCGTGATCTCCTCTTTGCGTTGGCGTTTGCGCCTTGGCTGA
- a CDS encoding CCA tRNA nucleotidyltransferase: protein MLRLNPPKKLSPLRSFDGRLYLVGGWVRDRLLGVESKDFDFIVEGDDALYHEALSLLLKTFPPEPGSRREFAQFRTLRWDSPGGWRLDLARPRKETYPYPGALPVVSQAADIAEDLGRRDFAANAMAWGVSRPVAGRWVDRFNGAGDVRLKRLRILHDKSFEDDPTRLLRAWRLMPRLGFCFDESTDQLARQAVAGGLLERVSWERRRDELLRAFEEPRWAGAVSYFAAQGCDFGFLPPIGPNSLAVQLRAAGPLERLAACYAWQLIEEKRRMKSPLSEHPWPLRSVGRALGQIELLAFKKWRLSQQPEPLTLAALKVVRPAWLKAFRRAHPALLNGRDLKRLNVGERLRGSILDEALNLVLEGRLATRRQALVWLKGRIKA, encoded by the coding sequence ATGCTCCGGCTCAACCCACCCAAGAAACTAAGCCCCCTCCGTTCGTTTGACGGCCGCCTCTATCTGGTCGGCGGCTGGGTGCGCGACCGTTTGCTGGGCGTCGAATCCAAGGATTTTGATTTTATCGTGGAAGGAGACGACGCCCTTTACCATGAGGCGTTATCCCTGCTGTTGAAAACTTTTCCACCGGAGCCGGGCTCGCGCCGGGAATTCGCTCAATTTAGAACGCTACGATGGGACTCTCCCGGCGGGTGGCGGCTTGATTTGGCGAGGCCCCGTAAGGAAACATATCCTTATCCCGGCGCTTTGCCGGTTGTTTCCCAAGCCGCGGATATCGCCGAAGATTTGGGGCGCAGGGATTTTGCGGCCAATGCCATGGCTTGGGGGGTGTCGCGTCCGGTGGCCGGCCGTTGGGTCGATCGTTTCAACGGCGCCGGGGACGTGCGCCTGAAGCGTCTGCGCATTCTTCACGATAAAAGTTTTGAGGATGATCCGACAAGACTGTTGAGGGCCTGGCGTTTGATGCCCCGGCTGGGGTTTTGTTTCGATGAATCAACCGATCAATTGGCGCGGCAGGCTGTCGCCGGCGGCTTGCTGGAACGCGTTTCCTGGGAGCGCCGTAGGGACGAACTCTTGCGCGCCTTTGAAGAGCCCCGGTGGGCCGGCGCCGTGAGTTATTTCGCCGCCCAAGGCTGTGATTTTGGATTTTTGCCGCCGATCGGCCCTAACTCCTTAGCCGTTCAATTGCGCGCAGCCGGGCCTTTGGAACGCTTGGCCGCCTGTTACGCCTGGCAGTTAATCGAGGAGAAACGCCGTATGAAATCGCCGCTTTCCGAGCATCCCTGGCCCCTGCGATCCGTGGGCCGCGCTTTGGGCCAGATCGAATTGTTGGCTTTTAAAAAATGGCGTCTTTCGCAGCAGCCGGAACCCCTGACGCTGGCCGCGCTTAAAGTCGTGCGTCCGGCTTGGCTCAAAGCGTTTCGCCGGGCGCATCCGGCTTTGCTTAACGGCCGCGATCTAAAACGCCTGAACGTCGGCGAACGCTTGCGGGGTTCGATTTTGGATGAGGCGTTGAATTTGGTTCTTGAGGGCCGCTTGGCCACGCGCCGGCAGGCATTGGTTTGGCTTAAAGGACGGATCAAGGCATAG
- a CDS encoding site-2 protease family protein yields the protein MDLSLLIELPLLFFSIICHEYSHGAVAEKFGDDTARVMGRLTFNPLPHIDPMGTIFLPLMCFLTNAPLFGWAKPVPVNPSRLDRQPLSLFLVSAIGPMTNLFLAAAAALGLAVTVRWLPAPWQDPLLIRVFNYTIIINLYLTVFNLMPIPPLDGSKVLEVVLPPLWRQQYERLAPHGFLIILLLMMTGIFGRIVTPIVYLLYRLLV from the coding sequence ATGGATTTAAGTTTATTAATTGAATTGCCGTTGCTATTTTTTTCCATCATCTGCCATGAGTATTCGCACGGAGCGGTCGCCGAAAAATTCGGGGATGATACGGCCAGGGTGATGGGCCGGCTGACGTTTAATCCCCTGCCTCACATCGATCCCATGGGCACGATTTTTTTGCCCTTAATGTGTTTTTTGACGAACGCGCCTTTATTCGGCTGGGCCAAACCCGTGCCCGTTAATCCTTCCAGGCTGGATCGCCAGCCGCTGTCTCTTTTTCTTGTGTCCGCGATTGGTCCCATGACCAACCTTTTTCTGGCTGCGGCCGCGGCTTTGGGGCTTGCCGTGACGGTCAGATGGCTGCCCGCCCCCTGGCAGGATCCGTTATTGATTCGCGTTTTCAATTACACCATCATCATTAATCTTTACCTGACGGTTTTTAATCTCATGCCGATCCCGCCTTTGGACGGTTCCAAAGTGCTTGAGGTCGTCTTGCCGCCTTTATGGCGGCAACAGTATGAACGCCTGGCGCCCCATGGGTTTCTTATTATTTTGTTGCTCATGATGACCGGGATTTTCGGGCGCATTGTGACCCCTATTGTATACTTGCTTTACCGTCTTTTGGTGTGA